The genomic window CATCTTACAGAAAGCTCGATATATATCCTGAGGATTAATCTTATTAGTTGATTGATATTTTATATTAAATGGATCGATTTTCGAACCATCAGAATTCCTCTGCAAAATTAATACTTCTGGTCTGCTTCTAATTTGTGATAATATGTTTTTTATTTCTTCATTATTCTCTAGTAGAGGGTTATTTTTAAGGCTTATTATTTCAAGATTACCATCTTTAGACTTTATTTTTGGAACACCTCTTTTTCCTTTTACATGCCAAGTTGTTTTAAATACTTCCAAATAGCTTCCAAGAGAATCTTCTAAGGTCTTAATTAATCCTCCATTACATTGATCACATTCATCGTGGCAAAATATTTTTTTATTACCTAATGATTCTGGAATTACATGAGCTATACTATTAAAAGATTTACCTTTAACAATTGATTTACCACAAAACCTACAAACTCTTTTCTTTTTATCTTGCTCACCAATTTTTACAGTTTTACTTCCATCATAGTGAATCATGTTATATTTGCTAAGAAATTTCGTATCTATTTCATCTTTTAATTTGATATAATTTTCAATAGCATCTATCAATTCAATTCCTTCAAGATCCATGTTCATGAATTTCAGTTGAATTTGAATATTATCAATTAGTTCTTCTTCAAATTCATCTGATGTAACGGCAAAACTAAACTTTTTATCATCTTCAATGTCAGATAGAAGGGAATATATTTTAAGGATTCTCTTTCCATAATAATTTGATGCTTCTTGAAGCATTTTAAGAAGCTCTTTTTTTCTAATGTCATTAATAATTATTGGCACAATTTCATGATTTGTTCTCAAATCTATATCAAATATGCTAGCAAATTTTGCTAAAAAAACAAAACTGTTATTATCAATGGTAAATGTGATAATGGGTGTTACATCTTCTGTAAATATATATAAATTTAATTTATCCATAAATATCCTCTTATGTGTATTTAACATATTACATCATACCTTTTCCCGTGATCAAATAAAATCCTAAAGATAACAAAATAATCACCATTTTATACCCAAATCTTCAATCAAAGTTAAAAAAATCAATAGTCATGAACAATCATACCTGTCCAAAATAAATCACTTCAATAAGCAAGACCTAACTGTACAGTATTCTTTTCACTAAAATCATCGATTAATTTAGACTTGTTTAGCCATATCCATATATCTTGTTTTACGAATAATAAGGTAGAGATTATTGCCATTAAAGATTGCACGGTCCAATTTCGATTCGCTTCTTTTGCTATATATTTTAATAACAAACAGGTTATCATACATATCCAGATCTGTGTCATGACGGCGTTTTGACTAGTACCGAGAAAGCTTTTAATCTTAAGATTCTGCTTAATTGTCTTGGCAGACCATGTCAATTGATTTGTTAATAGGCGTATGGTCTTGTTTGTATCAGGATCATAACTTTCTGCAATCCTTATAGGTAGAATATCCAGTCATTTGTATATCCTGATCACAATTTATATTTTCATAATGATCAACATCATAGTCTTCAAGTATGTCAAAGACTGAATTGGATTTTAACCTAGTCACAAAATAAATACCTCTAGCACAATAGTTTGAAAAGATCTTAAAGTTATTGTAGCCTCTATCAAATACTACACTGTCACCGGATTGAACCTTCATTTGTGTTAACTGATTTACTTCATGTTCTTTAGCATCTGTCATGGTTAGAACAGAAGGAATATATCCAGAGTGATTGAGTTTGACATGGAGTTTAATCCCTCCTTTCTTTTTTCTAAAGGAAGCCCAAGGAAACATATTCAAGCATAAGTCTATCGTGGTTGCATCAATACTATAGAGAGGATTCTTGAATCGAAACTTATGTTTGTGACGGTCATTATGTAGTTTATTTAATAATAGATAAAAAAGTTCTTCATAGATTTTAGAATCACGGTTCTTATTAGCATAGGATAGTGTAGATCTTTTGACTTTGGATAATCCCATATGATAGAGCTTGCTACTATTGACTTCTAATCCTTTTTCAATACCCCTAAGTCCTTTTTGTCCTGAAAGCTGAGCAAACAGCATTGCAGTAAATTGATTCCAACAGCTAAATCCTTTGGAGTGAAAGTCTCCTTTATACTTTTTAATTAACTTAACAAAATCATGTCTTGGAATAAATTGAAGAAGTTGTGAAAAAGTGGTATTCTGATGGCTCATTAGCCGATTTCCTTTTATTGTAATCTTTTAGTCGATTTTATTTTAATTGGAGATCGGTTTTTATAATACCCTTTTTAGTATTTATTTTGGACAGCTGTGATCTCAAATATAAACAAGGCTGATATGGATACAACACTCCATTTCAATGGTAGATATGTTTTAGGTGAGCATTATCTATTCGATAACTTAAGCCAAGAAGACTTAAATATGTTGACCAATTATAAAGATAAAGAATTACTGGATTTAAAAGAAAAAGATTATAATCATGAATTAGTATTTGATAATGGTAGAACCCTAACTCTTAATTTATTAAGTAGTGAGACATCCATTCTTCATGGACCATCAGGTGAGGGTACCGATAACTTTAAGTATATAAGTGATGAGGGTCTCGAGGTAGTATTTAATCGGACTACAGGACAGATTGAAAGAAGGCCTCAGTATGCAGGAACTTATAACTTTTACAATGTAGATGAAACAAATAAACCAAGCTGGTTATCATCAAAGATATGGCCAGGGAATTTTAATCATGCTATGGTGGATGTCGCTACTTGGGCAGTCTATAAAAGTTCTATATCGGAGTATTACTATGGACATGATGTGTTTGGAGAAGATGATTGGTATAAAGAAAACAATTTCTGGTACTTCAATGATTAGGCTAGTATTCGTTATTTCATTGATTTTGAGTTTGTGTTCTTGTAAATCATATTATGATTCTATGACTTATACCACGTATATGAATGTTAATTTAGATAATGGTTTTTCGATTTTAATGGATAAGGAAATATATGCATTGGATATTTCACTAGCAGGCCCCTCAACAGAGAAGAATCTCATCTTATTTAAAAGAATAATATATGATTATATAGATTATGTTTCTTTTAATATTCAATATATGAACAAGCCGATTGAGAAAAATACTGATATTAAAATTACTAAGGTTTTGATAGGGAATGGGGAAAAGACTATCGAGTCGAGAACAACTGAGATGAGGTTTTACCAAATATGGTATTTTGAGAATACTCCTGAAAATTATGAACTCTATTACGATATTAATAATAAACCGCAAAGCCGAAAATATAATCCAACAGGAGGTGTACATTATTATGGATATAATACAGAAGATCCAGATTTAGGTAGTTATTCAGTACAAATATATTTTCCTGATTCTATAAAAAAGAATGATAGCTTAGAAATAGAGATCTTTTATACGATTGATGGTAACAAAGAACAGTCTATAAAATGTTACTTTGAATCTATGGATGTATTCACAAAAGCGAATAGTTATCCTTATTAACATGAGTGTGATCCATTATTGAGTCTGCAAATAAATTTGTGTAAAGCTCATTATCTTCTAGATCAAAGATTTCGAGTATTATACAACATATTTACAGACTTTAAGGTTCCTCTTTCAGATCCATAGTTTTTTTCTCCATCCAGGGCACCGAAACACCTCCAAAGTGTTACCTATGTCTTGCCCCTTCTCCCCCAATTGACAGTTACGGAATTTCAGCCTGTCACCCACACCATTCTAGCCTGTCACCCAGACCATTCTAGCCTGTCACCCAGACCATTCTAGCCTGTCACCCACACCTTTTTAGCCTGTCACCCAGACCACCTGACAATTGACAATGACAGAATTCCTCAATTGACAAATTCCCTCCCCCACAGCTGTCACCTACAGAATTCTCCACTGGACAAATAAAAAAGCCCCCTTGGCCGTAACCAAGAGGGCTTAAATCAGAACTTATGTAGTTCTACGGGAGATCTACATAACAGTCACTTCATCATAATAAGATCCAGTTCTCAACACAGATCCCGACATAGTCCGAACCTCAACCTTGTAATTCCCCGCTTCCAAATCCTCAGGAATGGAAAGCAAAATACTAGAAGGCAACGTCCTATAAACAGAGCTGATCTTAGTCACAACATCCGTATCAGAATTAACAAAGAACACACCTGCCTTATCAGAATCTTCACCCTTAAATAAGTTACCCCTAAGTTCAATAAGAGATCCTGCTCCTAGATCAGAGCTAAAGCTCTGGCTTGTCATATCATAGATCGTATCGATAACAGGAGTCACAGGATTATAGCGAACTCTGGTAACGCTACTCTTACCTTGTACGGTACTCACTAATTGGGTGTTAGGTTTAGCTTTTATCCGAAGGCTATGTTTCGTAGAATCATATTCATCGGAAGTAGAAGCAAAGCCTCCTCCCAGGGATACATAAAAGCGTCCAATGTTCGTACTAACCGTATTCCCTAATACTAATTGTTCTTCTAACACTTCCTTTAGTAGATCCATAACAACCACTATGTCCTGTCGGGATACGGTGGTGTTCTTATTTGCCATCAAGCCAATCATATCATCATGGTTAACATGAAGGTTTGGTTTAACTCGTGCGATGAAGAGGCTACCCTCTTTTGCTGTTCCTAGTTTGTTTTGGTGTAGATAGTAATTAATCATAAATATAACTCTCCTTGCGGCTGGGTCTTTTGAATCATCTCTGCGTCATCAGCAAGAAGCTAAATACTCATGTACTGGATGTACACTGCGCTTTATCTTCTTACTTCTTCCTTGATCTGATTCAAAATACTTCGCCTTACGGCTTACTGGATAATTTTAGTAAGCCCGGAACTTTAGGCTTTGTTCTCCTCGGCTGTGGCCTTTAGCCTGGGAGTTTACAATCACCTTGTTCCTTTTCTTTTGTTGTTTATTTCCCTGGGCAACGCCTGGGGGTAAGGAGAGGGGGTGAAAGCCGGTATGCTTGGGTCCTTGGCTTGTGGGCTTTGGTTCTTCCCCTTACATAGGCTTCTTCTCAGCTGTTTCCGGAATATCG from Spirochaeta cellobiosiphila DSM 17781 includes these protein-coding regions:
- a CDS encoding DNA-binding domain-containing protein, giving the protein MINYYLHQNKLGTAKEGSLFIARVKPNLHVNHDDMIGLMANKNTTVSRQDIVVVMDLLKEVLEEQLVLGNTVSTNIGRFYVSLGGGFASTSDEYDSTKHSLRIKAKPNTQLVSTVQGKSSVTRVRYNPVTPVIDTIYDMTSQSFSSDLGAGSLIELRGNLFKGEDSDKAGVFFVNSDTDVVTKISSVYRTLPSSILLSIPEDLEAGNYKVEVRTMSGSVLRTGSYYDEVTVM
- a CDS encoding HNH endonuclease yields the protein MDKLNLYIFTEDVTPIITFTIDNNSFVFLAKFASIFDIDLRTNHEIVPIIINDIRKKELLKMLQEASNYYGKRILKIYSLLSDIEDDKKFSFAVTSDEFEEELIDNIQIQLKFMNMDLEGIELIDAIENYIKLKDEIDTKFLSKYNMIHYDGSKTVKIGEQDKKKRVCRFCGKSIVKGKSFNSIAHVIPESLGNKKIFCHDECDQCNGGLIKTLEDSLGSYLEVFKTTWHVKGKRGVPKIKSKDGNLEIISLKNNPLLENNEEIKNILSQIRSRPEVLILQRNSDGSKIDPFNIKYQSTNKINPQDIYRAFCKMAIEIVPAELLNKLEFTNRFIHKDVKLTKLPKIAMTIHPELFLKHPEISLYYLKQNDENLPKIVIEIEIWTYAFVCIVPTSENEITDYLSEEKYKKYFDTFYFYKGHKWNFEDFSLDELRDFNMNIHFNQEDTSLENEKHTPS
- a CDS encoding IS4 family transposase, with the translated sequence MSHQNTTFSQLLQFIPRHDFVKLIKKYKGDFHSKGFSCWNQFTAMLFAQLSGQKGLRGIEKGLEVNSSKLYHMGLSKVKRSTLSYANKNRDSKIYEELFYLLLNKLHNDRHKHKFRFKNPLYSIDATTIDLCLNMFPWASFRKKKGGIKLHVKLNHSGYIPSVLTMTDAKEHEVNQLTQMKVQSGDSVVFDRGYNNFKIFSNYCARGIYFVTRLKSNSVFDILEDYDVDHYENINCDQDIQMTGYSTYKDCRKL